The Toxotes jaculatrix isolate fToxJac2 chromosome 20, fToxJac2.pri, whole genome shotgun sequence DNA segment AAAAGCGAGTTATTTTGTGTACTTGCTCAGCATAGAGCTGTGTTTCACTCgtaaatattttgtgtttgattttctgttgtgaCTGCGCCTTTCAGGTATCATGGCTGGTTCAAACCGGTCAGGTGACTTGAGGGATGCCCAGAAGTCCATCCCCATCGGGACCATCCTGGCTATTGTGACCACCTCTATCATCTGTATCCTTAAACCTTTAATGTGACACTGATGCCAGAAAATCGAGTGTAAAGACTAGGGCTGtgatttaggaaaaaaaacaaaaagctaatTTACTAATATACTAGTGCTGCCAGACATCACTGCCAGGTTTCTTGAACAAAAAATTACAACATTTCAAAGGGTACCACCTGTTAGTTTGTGGTTAGTTTGTGGTTACATCACAGTAATGTGAAAGAAAGGGATTTAAGTCTACTCTCCTGAACTGTGCTTCCCAGACATCAGCTGTGTGGTTCTGTTTGGTGCCTGCATTGAAGGAGTTTTGCTTCGAGACAAGTAAGAGTTTCACACAGAgcacatattttaaaatactgtacaCATGTTGCACAAAATCTGCTGAAtgattgtgtttttataaatgtttttcttttttttaaataaaatgatgtaaGATGAAAACAGTGTGCATTTAATAAGTTTTGGCATCAAcgttccctctttctctcttgagGTTAGATGGATAAAATGATCTCGTCACTAAGTTTACTCATCACAAGAGGCTCAGGTTCAGTGTTTAGACTCCATTCATAGCATATGTGACTGGACCAGTGTAACCTTTTTAACACAGTCAGAAGAAGAAGTACTGTAGATCCTTTTAGTAACACTGTGCCATAACAAACACGCCTGTAAGCTTTCACATTTTACAATACGTCAGCTatattgaatattttaaatgcTTATACTGGGTAAAATGTTAACAGATGCTTTGTAAAACCAAATCACAAGCATAAATGccgatattttttttttttaaacattgcaGTTTGCCTAAGGTTCAAACAGGAATAAACTGTGCGTTTGTCAGAGACTATTTTCAGCCgaggattaatccacatttggtacTCTAGTAGATATTTATAGCAACAGGACATACATATGTGGgagtcaaaataaaccacagtgtgtaTTTTCATGATAAGGAAAGAACATGTCATCCAGTTcagcagtgtggctcactgatgtgatTTTAATAGTTTTCGGACAATAGTGGAGCTcgatggcacagaggaatatcAGATATATCAGATGTAGAACTTGCTGGTTTATGgtcttttcattggatttgttaacaataagaaaagaaaatgtcgCCAGATTTATCGTTTAAGTTAGCTGACACTGACTATTTGAAATTATGTAAACATCTACACTACAATGCTTATGGTTGTTTTTGCATTGCAGATTTGGTGACTCAGTGAAAGGGAACCTTGTTATAGGCACGTTATCATGGCCCTCACCCTGGGTTATTGTGATTGGCTCGTTCTTCTCCTGCTGTGGGGCCGGGCTGCAGAGTTTGACTGGTGCTCCGCGCCTGCTGCAGGCCATCGCACGAGATGGCATTGTACCTTTCTTACAGGTtagacacacaaatactgtCAAAACAGTCTTCATCCTCGTATCCCCACCTTCTTAactatgtgtgcgtgtgttaggTGTTTGGTCATGGGAAAGCTAACGGAGAACCTACCTGGGCtctgctgctgactgctgggATCTGTGAGATTGGCATCCTCATTGCCTCACTGGACTCTGTGGCTCCCATCCTCTCCATGTCAGTACCTGCCTGCATAGTAATGTTACATGCTTTCTTTCCATAAAATCAGATTACCAGCTAAAGTCTGTGATCCCCTATGTATTGCACTTCTTAAAACCACTTACAGTAGGTCATAACGTGGAGATTTAGACGAGACGTGACTAGTATTTTTTGGGCTTGTTGTCTTCCTTGCACAGGTTTTTCCTCATGTGCTACTTGTTTGTCAACCTGGCCTGTGCTGTTCAGACCCTGCTCCGAACGCCCAACTGGAGACCACGCTTCAAATACTACCACTGGTGCGTGACAGCTTATGCAGGTTTATTGTCTCTTCTATTGTAAGTTCTCTGTATTTACTTTCAGACAGTTAAAGAAGAGGataattaaaaggaaaataagttATTTGGGGGTCGCAAAACTCAGCAGTTTTAACAATGTCAGGGACCTTGTTACTGAGAAACTGCTGAAGCCACAAACCCATTCACAGCCAAAGACATACCTGTTTAATGTGGTTTGCGACATGATGACCTTTACTGAGATTACTTCCACGACAAAGGCTGAGGACAATACAGGACGGCACTATTGTTAGCAGTGGCTTTCATAATTTTACTTCAGTTCTAAGCCTCTCAGCTGTACATTCtgaaagtttcatttcattaagaCACTTCCATTAATGTGCAGAAGGCCTGAAGTGTGTTTTCTCTTGCAGGGCTCTGTCCTTCCTCGGAATGAGCTTGTGCCTTGCTCTCATGTTCATATCCTCCTGGTATTATGCCATTGTTGCCATGGCCATTGCTGGGTGCATCTACAAATACATTGAATACAGAGGGTAAGGATGACTTTGGTTCAAAAACGCTCCACGGActgcatgtgcaaacacacgTGTTGTTGAAATTTCACCCAAACATTCTGCGCGTGTTCTCATTTCttgcttctgttttattttattttcaatccTTCGTTTGCTTTAGGGCGGAGAAGGAGTGGGGTGATGGCATCCGTGGTCTGTCTCTTAACGCAGCCCGCTACGCCCTCATTCGCCTTGAGGAAGCTCCACCACACACCAAGAACTGGAGGTACAGtatgttgtatgtgtgtttcatatGGATGGTGCCACCTCTTACGGTTGGGGtgggtgaaagagagacaggaataGACACACAGGAATTAGATTAATCTCGCGGTCCTCTACCTAATCTGACGGAAAAGGCTGATAAGCCTTCATTTCAGCGCAGAGACCCGCACTGACTGACCTTGCACACTGCCTGTccaaaaaaccaaaccaacatTCACAGCATCATTTACTTTTTTGGCATGTTCAGTGCAAACGCTCTTTTTCAGGATGTGATGTTTCCAGGCGTACAGATGTTTCTCATCAGAGATGACTGTTCCTGCTCCTCTTCGGTTTGAAAGCTGCTCTGTCTATGAGCCTTGTGTTAAACACATGTGGGACAGGAAAGTCTAATTCAGCTGCACTTGATAATGATCATATTCCTTGTTACCCTTCAAATATGTTTTACTCAACAAACTGTTACTTTGCAAAgttgtttaaataaattaaacatgattTGTTGacataataattttattatattttctagTTTCCGCGTGAGACCCATCAAACTGCCACTCCTGTCCCTCACCACCTTGCAAAGAAATGACATGAAATCTGACTTTGTTTCGTTCCTCTCCATTTTCTATTGATGTTGCCAGACCTCAGTTGTTGGTCCTCCTGAACCTGGACTCAGATCAAGGAGTCAAACACCCTCGCTTGCTGTCCCTCACCACTCAGCTGAAGGCAGGAAAAGGCCTGACGATAGTGGGAAATGTTTTAGAGGGAACGTACCTCACGAAAGATACAGAGGCCAAGAGGGCTGAGCAGGTATAATGGAAATTCATACACCACCAGacaaacacaagtacacactaaatgtgttttataCTTATAAGAGTTATAGAGTTAAGGCAATAGCTCTACACCCACACTGCAGATGAACTCTGCCACCTACTGTCCAAATTGAGCAAGtcatctgatttatttatttattttatttattttttttttttttcagcagcctCATTTGCCAGTGTCCTCAAAAGCGTTTTTTAATCAGTGGATTACTTTTTTTCTGCGAAAGTAATCATGTGCAGAAGCTGAATTCCAGATTATACAGACTGCTGTATTCACGGGCATTGTTCAGACCCATCAGTATGAATTAATGATGAGAGAGCTGAATGTTAATTTCGAGGAAGGAGTGAAGTTCAGCCAAGGGTTCGGTGTTATTAAAATTGAGTTGTGAGCGTCTCcacaaagagattttttttaaaaaggccaATGAAGTTTGCTTCTCCACTTCTGTTGTCTTGGCTTCTCTCCCCTGCTTTATCCAGAACATCAAGTCTTGCATGTCAGCAGAGCGGACCAAGGGTTTCTGTCATGTTGTGGTGTCTTCAAACCTAAGAGACGGCGTCTCCCACCTCATCCAGTCTGCGGGGCTGGGCGGCATGAAGCACAATACAGTCCTGATGGCCTGGCCTGGGACCTGGAAGCAGTCCAACGACCCGCAGTCATGGAAGAATTtcataggtagatagataggaAACTGTGGACAGTTAATGTAAGCTACATCAAAATTTATCTAATGATAATACACATTATATCTGCTTATGAATTCATTCCACTGAGATTCCAGTGACTTAATGTCTCAGAGACAAGACACAGGAATTAGCACGCAGTGTTTCATagacacactctctctccccctccatccatccagaGACGGTGAGGGAAACCACCTCCGCCCATCAGGCCTTACTTGTGGCTAAGAATGTGGACAGTTTCCCCACCAACCAGGATCGTCTGGGGGAGGGCACCATTGATGTGTGGTGGGTGGTCCACGATGGAGgcatgctgatgctgctgcccTTCCTGCTGCGACAGCACaaggttggtgtgtgtgtgtgtacgtgtttggGTTGTGCTCATCTCTAAAAGATCTTCAAACCCTAAAGATAATTTTTCGTATTTTTCATTCCTCTCCTCATATTCAGAATCCCTCTGTCATACACTCTGCCTCTCTTACACTGTTCTCTGTCCCTTTcctgaccccccctcccccactgtTCCTGCTGTTAATCATTAATCCATCCATCTAACCCTGACAGTTATTCTTCCATCTTAGCTCCTTCTATAATAACTGTCTGTCCTCCCTCTAGGTTTGGAGGAAATGTAAGATGCGTATCTTCACTGTGGCCCAGATGGATGACAACAGCATCCAAATGAAGAAAGATCTCCAGATGTTCCTTTACCACCTGCGATTGGATGCAGAGGTGGAAGTGGTGGAGATGGTGAGACTctgaataaatgcataaatgaaTTCAATAGCTGTGATTTActctcatgcttttttttttttaaaccatttttatTTCCTGCTTCAGATGCAGGAGAACAGTTTTGTGTCTcgtcagacagaaaaataataaaaacttcCTGGTTATTggctttaatttgatttgattccgAATCATAGTGATCGATTGAttctgattttcatctttgcagcATGATAATGACATCTCAGCCTTCACCTACGAGAAGACGCTGGTGATGGAGCAGAGGTCTCAGATGCTGAAACAGATGCAGCTGTCCAGGaccgagagggagagagaggtaacACACATTTTATCCAGCCGAATGCAACCCTGCACTCGCAGTCCTTTCCTCCCTAACCATCTGTAGTCGCATTCCAGTTCCACACAAAGTGGATTCCTTTTTATGCTCTTGTCTTAGATTAGATACTAATAAAATAAGCTCCTAAACATCTTCAAGAAGATGGTATTTACATTCACTGAATGTTGTTGGCATTTTGCTCAATATAAGTGTATGTGTACCTGCACAGTGATGGTTTGCATGCGGTATGTATAACTTTATGTTAAACATATCAGATTATACAGTACTATTTAGACTGTTTCCATAAATAACAGACCAGATAGTTCAATGACAAGAGTATTTTAGTGAAATCTGGCCAACTGCTGCGTCATATGACAATTGGCCCCTTTCCCTGTTCATCTGCCAATGCTTTTGTGGGCCCTGCTACACCGCTCAGATTCAGAGTATCACTGATGAATCGCGTAGTTCAATCCGGAGGAAGACCCAGGGCGCTGCCCAGAGCACGAGCCTCAACCGGCAGTCCTCACCGATGGAGGACACTCAGGAGGATGAGGTAGCCGATGTTATCAACCCTCTGTCCCTCACTGTTAGACCCACCGGCCCATCTTCACAAAGCTTGATCTTTTGGCTGCAGCTGTCACTTGTCATTTGACTGTTTTAATAACTTTTATCTTAATCGTGGTTTAAAATCTGGACGCTAATCTTAATCCCGTTCTTACCATATGTCAAAAATAGATGTGCAAGTTATTCTCCACTGTGCACATCAGCCTGTGATGCATATACAGCGGAATGAATACAAAGATGGGAACTAAGGACGGAGGAGTAGTGATACTGACATGGTTCAAAATTAGTAGTGCCACAGGAAATGTATTTTCAGTCTAAATGTGGGCACAGTGATTGAAATGTACAAACACTGAccttcaaaatgaaaagtgtaACCACAGGCAGATAGCAGGGGTGCTAATCTGGAATCAGTTGTGTTTTATGATAACGGgaaagttgttgtttgttgttaatTGAAAAACATGCAGCTGATTTTATTAGAGGTTCTCAGCAAGGTtgctaaaatatttatttaaattatatcattattttattttttgagaaaACTTACTGTTGTGAATGTTGGcgctgatattttttttttaatcaatcttTTCCTTAAAAGCATTTAAGCTAATGTAGTTGCTCCGCTTCTCTTAAAATCAATGTCCAAAACATGCCTTTAGCATCACAAACTTCTCCTACAGTCAGTGTGGAACTAGATATAGAGGAAATGTTCTCTGGCTCATCTGTTGTGCTTTTGTACCTTTACTGTGTGGTCGTATCCATTAGCATCAGCTCATGGCTAATTTAACATCTTCAGACTCCAGTGTACTGGTACTAGTCCAGGGTACAAAGATGATTGGTAACCATGTTGCATCAATCAATCCGtttgatccacacacacagcgcaTCAGTGTTGAAGCCTTACTTAGCCCAGGGCCACAAGTCAGTGGCAAACAACCTTATGAAAAGCCCAGAAAGAGAAGATGACTCGTgaattacagaaagaaaaacttttaaaCCACAAGTCCAGATCAGCCCTAACAGTAGTGCTACTTACTGCATAGTCATTGAGAGCTGCTTTGTGAATATCAGCCCGTTGCACCCTGAGACTGCAGACCAAGCTCCCATCACCCTCATGATCACACCTCATCCCCACTCCCCCCTAAATAATATGAGTGGAAAGAGTGGACAGTATTCTCTCAGGAAGCTGGAAACTGTGTATGACATTTGCACAGTGACGAAATCTTCAGAACTGTCTGTGCTATCCTCAGCAGAAACATTACAATTCGATCTAAGAATAGCAAAGtcatgtctatttttttttttagccctcCAGCAATACGGTTTCCTGGTGTGTAGTGACCATTAAAGCCTCACTGCTTTTGGTTTTAATGGACCTTCACAATAATctacaaatatattttccaCCCAGGAGTCGCTCATACTCTTAACTATGACATGATactgtctcctctttcttttcattcagtcaACACCCCATCCATGTCACCACGTTGACATCCCCCACCCTCCTGCCACTCATACCTTTAACCAGTGTCCATATTGTCGACAACAGTCTGAGCTAACGGTCGACAAGCATAAACACCCAACCTTCTAAAAAATGAATGTGCACGCTACCTACAAGTGTTTACGGACAACGGAGACATTGAAAAGTATTTTAATTAGGACGCCGTCAATATTACTACAGATGATAATAAAACCCTGATGTAGTCTTATCGTTTGTTGTTGGCAGTGGTCGTATAACTGTGGACGTTGGACTCTGtagcacagacagaaatgaaaaaagttCTGAAATGTGTTGAAGCCAAATGATATTTTATCCTAATAATGATGTATGTTAGTCCTACTCTTTTACGCTGTGCGGTGCTGCATTATTCCTTCTCTATCCCTGTATTATAGACATATAGACCtgctttatatttgtttatattttttacgTTTACACAAAACTTGCTTGACATCAGACTGtaccctcaccaccaccaccaccaccaccacagcctgTAATCTGTAAACGTTTGTCGATCCTTTGCTGGGGCCTTCAACCTGCCCAGAGATATGTTGTTTTGTGATACCCCAGatgtatgtgtttttctttatttatggTCCATGTGTATTGTTGTGGTTTTTGAACAGGTTTGTGTCGTTTTCCATTGTTTTGTAGCATGGTTTTACCCAACTTGTAGAAGGAAAGTGGTTGGATTCCCATCTTCTTTGGTCCTAGTTTGTAATTGTCCGTTAATTCTTGTTTTCTCGCTGGCTGTTCTGGCACTTTCCGCATCATTTATTCTCCTTTATTTATGATTATTCCACCTTCCCCAGTTTTtattctcatttcctctccatGAATcactttcttttgtctctgttaTCTCGTCTTTCTAATCAGCACCAGTTAAACCACTCTCATCTTTTCCTCATTCTTTCTTACattctatttgttttgttttgtccgtTCTGTCCCCTACAACGTCTCCTGGCTGTCACTCATATCCACCCTTGGATTTTCTCATCCtttcctctcacctcctctccagGCCCAGCTCATCCATGACAGGAACACCGCATCTCACGCCACCATAAATGACAAGGCCGACACTGGGCCCGAGCGGGTTCACATGACTTGGACCAAGGATAAGCTGTTCACAGAGCGTAATCGTAACCGCGACGCCACCGTGGCTGTGCGTGACCTGTTTAACATGAAACCGTAAGTATATATTTGTTTACTCTAAacaaaaccccccaaaaaaaaacaagttttgtaGCTTGAGGGCCAAACAGAAGGGAAAGTTTGTAGATGTGTAACTTTAAGATACACTCACATACTGGAAGTCTGTTTTAAGTGTTACTGGAGAATACTGGAAAGGTGGTGATGTAAAACAGGATGTAATTGCATGTGCCTTGTGAGAGACGTTTGCACCATTTTgagctgatttatttttttaattgtcaaAATATATGAAGTATTACAAGGATCTGAAGTTTAAAGAACAGCTGCTGACTTCAGGATGGTGCCAAGGCCTCAGGGCAGGAGGACAGCATGTGTTGTAGTAGTGTTAGTACTAATGAGCCCGGGTGAACAGGGTGAAATGGGACAACTGTGTGCATGGCGTGTGCATTCAGGCTGCATTTGgtatgtgtgcgcatgtgtgtgtgtacactctCTGCCATTTCAGTCTTAGTGCATGGCCAGGCCACACGAACCACATGTACACTAACACGTTTCCGTCCCATACTGTCCATATGATCAGCGTGTGGACCTCATCAGGTGTGTCCCAGCCCATTTATTATTGGCTGATAACATTTGTTATTCAAAGCAGTACGTTGTAAAGCAGGGCAGAACTGGAGGCCACTTCTTTCACAAAGCCTCGCCGTATACCTCAGACCGTTTCACGTCACTTTCTTGGGTTTACTGCAGTCACCTTTGGATGTCACAGCAAATTGTTTGGGACAGTTGGAAGCATGCAGGGTGTTGGAGAgagctgatgtttctgttgttctgtcCCATTTTCC contains these protein-coding regions:
- the slc12a7b gene encoding solute carrier family 12 member 7 isoform X1 is translated as MGERFVVVPVDGGGVVAGEREHSDAVVSDPATDTSGGGGSSSSSSGAVEEKEAGEDSVFAPHDPDAVVPILEYNREPNKYGDGVPKENSPFINNTDNDKGNSYDGTNMALFEEEMDSNPMVSSLLNKLANYTNLTQGAQEHEEADDDEGPKKKAVKSPQMGTFMGVYLPCLQNILGVILFLRLTWIVGTAGILESLAIVGLCCSCTMLTAISMSAIATNGVVPAGGSYYMISRSLGPEFGGAVGLCFYLGTTFAGSMYILGTIEILLTYIVPKAAIFVAEKKEDAVDALLNNMRVYGTCCLALMALVVFVGVKYVNKLALVFLACVILSILAIYAGVIKTIFEPPDFPVCMLGNRTLQNHNFDKCLKTEIIDNVTVTTKLWNLFCEGSELNATCNEYFDNNNVTVVQGIPGLTSGVISENMWSEYGPLSMLVENKKLSSLGGSDPSQDIYMPYVVNDITTFFTLLVGIYFPSVTGIMAGSNRSGDLRDAQKSIPIGTILAIVTTSIIYISCVVLFGACIEGVLLRDKFGDSVKGNLVIGTLSWPSPWVIVIGSFFSCCGAGLQSLTGAPRLLQAIARDGIVPFLQVFGHGKANGEPTWALLLTAGICEIGILIASLDSVAPILSMFFLMCYLFVNLACAVQTLLRTPNWRPRFKYYHWALSFLGMSLCLALMFISSWYYAIVAMAIAGCIYKYIEYRGAEKEWGDGIRGLSLNAARYALIRLEEAPPHTKNWRPQLLVLLNLDSDQGVKHPRLLSLTTQLKAGKGLTIVGNVLEGTYLTKDTEAKRAEQNIKSCMSAERTKGFCHVVVSSNLRDGVSHLIQSAGLGGMKHNTVLMAWPGTWKQSNDPQSWKNFIETVRETTSAHQALLVAKNVDSFPTNQDRLGEGTIDVWWVVHDGGMLMLLPFLLRQHKVWRKCKMRIFTVAQMDDNSIQMKKDLQMFLYHLRLDAEVEVVEMHDNDISAFTYEKTLVMEQRSQMLKQMQLSRTEREREIQSITDESRSSIRRKTQGAAQSTSLNRQSSPMEDTQEDEAQLIHDRNTASHATINDKADTGPERVHMTWTKDKLFTERNRNRDATVAVRDLFNMKPEWESLNQSNVRRMHTAVKLNEVVVNKSQGAHLVLLNMPGPPKNRGGDENYMEFLEVLLEGLNRVLLVRGGGREVITIYS
- the slc12a7b gene encoding solute carrier family 12 member 7 isoform X2, which encodes MGERFVVVPVDGGGVVAGEREHSDAVVSDPATDTSGGGGSSSSSSGAVEEKEAGEDSVFAPHDPDAVVPILEYNREPNKYGDGVPKENSPFINNTDNDKGNSYDGTNMALFEEEMDSNPMVSSLLNKLANYTNLTQGAQEHEEADDDEGPKKKAVKSPQMGTFMGVYLPCLQNILGVILFLRLTWIVGTAGILESLAIVGLCCSCTMLTAISMSAIATNGVVPAGGSYYMISRSLGPEFGGAVGLCFYLGTTFAGSMYILGTIEILLTYIVPKAAIFVAEKKEDAVDALLNNMRVYGTCCLALMALVVFVGVKYVNKLALVFLACVILSILAIYAGVIKTIFEPPDFPVCMLGNRTLQNHNFDKCLKTEIIDNVTVTTKLWNLFCEGSELNATCNEYFDNNNVTVVQGIPGLTSGVISENMWSEYGPLSMLVENKKLSSLGGSDPSQDIYMPYVVNDITTFFTLLVGIYFPSVTGIMAGSNRSGDLRDAQKSIPIGTILAIVTTSIIYISCVVLFGACIEGVLLRDKFGDSVKGNLVIGTLSWPSPWVIVIGSFFSCCGAGLQSLTGAPRLLQAIARDGIVPFLQVFGHGKANGEPTWALLLTAGICEIGILIASLDSVAPILSMFFLMCYLFVNLACAVQTLLRTPNWRPRFKYYHWALSFLGMSLCLALMFISSWYYAIVAMAIAGCIYKYIEYRGAEKEWGDGIRGLSLNAARYALIRLEEAPPHTKNWRPQLLVLLNLDSDQGVKHPRLLSLTTQLKAGKGLTIVGNVLEGTYLTKDTEAKRAEQNIKSCMSAERTKGFCHVVVSSNLRDGVSHLIQSAGLGGMKHNTVLMAWPGTWKQSNDPQSWKNFIETVRETTSAHQALLVAKNVDSFPTNQDRLGEGTIDVWWVVHDGGMLMLLPFLLRQHKVWRKCKMRIFTVAQMDDNSIQMKKDLQMFLYHLRLDAEVEVVEMHDNDISAFTYEKTLVMEQRSQMLKQMQLSRTEREREIQSITDESRSSIRRKTQGAAQSTSLNRQSSPMEDTQEDEAQLIHDRNTASHATINDKADTGPERVHMTWTKDKLFTERNRNRDATVAVRDLFNMKPNQSNVRRMHTAVKLNEVVVNKSQGAHLVLLNMPGPPKNRGGDENYMEFLEVLLEGLNRVLLVRGGGREVITIYS
- the slc12a7b gene encoding solute carrier family 12 member 7 isoform X5 encodes the protein MGERFVVVPVDGGGVVAGEREHSDAVVSDPATDTSGGGGSSSSSSGAVEEKEAGEDSVFAPHDPDAVVPILEYNREPNKYGDGVPKENSPFINNTDNDKGNSYDGTNMALFEEEMDSNPMVSSLLNKLANYTNLTQGAQEHEEADDDEGPKKKAVKSPQMGTFMGVYLPCLQNILGVILFLRLTWIVGTAGILESLAIVGLCCSCTMLTAISMSAIATNGVVPAGGSYYMISRSLGPEFGGAVGLCFYLGTTFAGSMYILGTIEILLTYIVPKAAIFVAEKKEDAVDALLNNMRVYGTCCLALMALVVFVGVKYVNKLALVFLACVILSILAIYAGVIKTIFEPPDFPVCMLGNRTLQNHNFDKCLKTEIIDNVTVTTKLWNLFCEGSELNATCNEYFDNNNVTVVQGIPGLTSGVISENMWSEYGPLSMLVENKKLSSLGGSDPSQDIYMPYVVNDITTFFTLLVGIYFPSVTGIMAGSNRSGDLRDAQKSIPIGTILAIVTTSIIYISCVVLFGACIEGVLLRDKFGDSVKGNLVIGTLSWPSPWVIVIGSFFSCCGAGLQSLTGAPRLLQAIARDGIVPFLQVFGHGKANGEPTWALLLTAGICEIGILIASLDSVAPILSMFFLMCYLFVNLACAVQTLLRTPNWRPRFKYYHWALSFLGMSLCLALMFISSWYYAIVAMAIAGCIYKYIEYRGAEKEWGDGIRGLSLNAARYALIRLEEAPPHTKNWRPQLLVLLNLDSDQGVKHPRLLSLTTQLKAGKGLTIVGNVLEGTYLTKDTEAKRAEQNIKSCMSAERTKGFCHVVVSSNLRDGVSHLIQSAGLGGMKHNTVLMAWPGTWKQSNDPQSWKNFIETVRETTSAHQALLVAKNVDSFPTNQDRLGEGTIDVWWVVHDGGMLMLLPFLLRQHKVWRKCKMRIFTVAQMDDNSIQMKKDLQMFLYHLRLDAEVEVVEMHDNDISAFTYEKTLVMEQRSQMLKQMQLSRTEREREAQLIHDRNTASHATINDKADTGPERVHMTWTKDKLFTERNRNRDATVAVRDLFNMKPNQSNVRRMHTAVKLNEVVVNKSQGAHLVLLNMPGPPKNRGGDENYMEFLEVLLEGLNRVLLVRGGGREVITIYS
- the slc12a7b gene encoding solute carrier family 12 member 7 isoform X3, yielding MPTNFTVVPVKDSARKAKEGNEEEEEDVDDNNVLKEEEEDTTGDGVPKENSPFINNTDNDKGNSYDGTNMALFEEEMDSNPMVSSLLNKLANYTNLTQGAQEHEEADDDEGPKKKAVKSPQMGTFMGVYLPCLQNILGVILFLRLTWIVGTAGILESLAIVGLCCSCTMLTAISMSAIATNGVVPAGGSYYMISRSLGPEFGGAVGLCFYLGTTFAGSMYILGTIEILLTYIVPKAAIFVAEKKEDAVDALLNNMRVYGTCCLALMALVVFVGVKYVNKLALVFLACVILSILAIYAGVIKTIFEPPDFPVCMLGNRTLQNHNFDKCLKTEIIDNVTVTTKLWNLFCEGSELNATCNEYFDNNNVTVVQGIPGLTSGVISENMWSEYGPLSMLVENKKLSSLGGSDPSQDIYMPYVVNDITTFFTLLVGIYFPSVTGIMAGSNRSGDLRDAQKSIPIGTILAIVTTSIIYISCVVLFGACIEGVLLRDKFGDSVKGNLVIGTLSWPSPWVIVIGSFFSCCGAGLQSLTGAPRLLQAIARDGIVPFLQVFGHGKANGEPTWALLLTAGICEIGILIASLDSVAPILSMFFLMCYLFVNLACAVQTLLRTPNWRPRFKYYHWALSFLGMSLCLALMFISSWYYAIVAMAIAGCIYKYIEYRGAEKEWGDGIRGLSLNAARYALIRLEEAPPHTKNWRPQLLVLLNLDSDQGVKHPRLLSLTTQLKAGKGLTIVGNVLEGTYLTKDTEAKRAEQNIKSCMSAERTKGFCHVVVSSNLRDGVSHLIQSAGLGGMKHNTVLMAWPGTWKQSNDPQSWKNFIETVRETTSAHQALLVAKNVDSFPTNQDRLGEGTIDVWWVVHDGGMLMLLPFLLRQHKVWRKCKMRIFTVAQMDDNSIQMKKDLQMFLYHLRLDAEVEVVEMHDNDISAFTYEKTLVMEQRSQMLKQMQLSRTEREREIQSITDESRSSIRRKTQGAAQSTSLNRQSSPMEDTQEDEAQLIHDRNTASHATINDKADTGPERVHMTWTKDKLFTERNRNRDATVAVRDLFNMKPEWESLNQSNVRRMHTAVKLNEVVVNKSQGAHLVLLNMPGPPKNRGGDENYMEFLEVLLEGLNRVLLVRGGGREVITIYS
- the slc12a7b gene encoding solute carrier family 12 member 7 isoform X4; the protein is MGERFVVVPVDGGGVVAGEREHSDAVVSDPATDTSGGGGSSSSSSGAVEEKEAGEDSVFAPHDPDAVVPILEYNREPNKYGDGVPKENSPFINNTDNDKGNSYDGTNMALFEEEMDSNPMVSSLLNKLANYTNLTQGAQEHEEADDDEGPKKKAVKSPQMGTFMGVYLPCLQNILGVILFLRLTWIVGTAGILESLAIVGLCCSCTMLTAISMSAIATNGVVPAGGSYYMISRSLGPEFGGAVGLCFYLGTTFAGSMYILGTIEILLTYIVPKAAIFVAEKKEDAVDALLNNMRVYGTCCLALMALVVFVGVKYVNKLALVFLACVILSILAIYAGVIKTIFEPPDFPVCMLGNRTLQNHNFDKCLKTEIIDNVTVTTKLWNLFCEGSELNATCNEYFDNNNVTVVQGIPGLTSGVISENMWSEYGPLSMLVENKKLSSLGGSDPSQDIYMPYVVNDITTFFTLLVGIYFPSVTGIMAGSNRSGDLRDAQKSIPIGTILAIVTTSIIYISCVVLFGACIEGVLLRDKFGDSVKGNLVIGTLSWPSPWVIVIGSFFSCCGAGLQSLTGAPRLLQAIARDGIVPFLQVFGHGKANGEPTWALLLTAGICEIGILIASLDSVAPILSMFFLMCYLFVNLACAVQTLLRTPNWRPRFKYYHWALSFLGMSLCLALMFISSWYYAIVAMAIAGCIYKYIEYRGAEKEWGDGIRGLSLNAARYALIRLEEAPPHTKNWRPQLLVLLNLDSDQGVKHPRLLSLTTQLKAGKGLTIVGNVLEGTYLTKDTEAKRAEQNIKSCMSAERTKGFCHVVVSSNLRDGVSHLIQSAGLGGMKHNTVLMAWPGTWKQSNDPQSWKNFIETVRETTSAHQALLVAKNVDSFPTNQDRLGEGTIDVWWVVHDGGMLMLLPFLLRQHKVWRKCKMRIFTVAQMDDNSIQMKKDLQMFLYHLRLDAEVEVVEMHDNDISAFTYEKTLVMEQRSQMLKQMQLSRTEREREAQLIHDRNTASHATINDKADTGPERVHMTWTKDKLFTERNRNRDATVAVRDLFNMKPEWESLNQSNVRRMHTAVKLNEVVVNKSQGAHLVLLNMPGPPKNRGGDENYMEFLEVLLEGLNRVLLVRGGGREVITIYS